A window of Deltaproteobacteria bacterium contains these coding sequences:
- a CDS encoding prepilin-type N-terminal cleavage/methylation domain-containing protein, producing MKKERKEYCKAWTLIELMLVIAIVAILAGIAIPTYTNYIDKSRNSQAIADIGEMALEIMKFWAEHGDFPNTLAQVGLANRLDPWENPYQYLKIQGVPKNQIKGKWRKDRFLVPINYDYDLYSMGKDGKSKPPLTAKHSWDDIVRANGGAYIGLASEY from the coding sequence ATGAAGAAAGAAAGAAAGGAGTATTGTAAGGCCTGGACGCTGATTGAGCTAATGCTCGTAATCGCGATAGTGGCAATTCTTGCCGGTATTGCGATACCTACGTATACCAATTACATCGACAAGTCGAGAAACTCCCAGGCCATAGCAGACATCGGTGAAATGGCACTGGAAATAATGAAGTTTTGGGCTGAGCACGGAGATTTCCCCAACACCCTTGCCCAGGTAGGATTGGCAAATCGTCTCGATCCATGGGAAAATCCATACCAATACTTGAAGATCCAAGGTGTACCTAAAAACCAGATTAAGGGGAAGTGGCGGAAGGACCGGTTTTTGGTTCCGATTAATTACGACTACGACCTATATAGCATGGGCAAAGACGGGAAGAGTAAACCACCTCTCACGGCCAAGCACAGCTGGGATGACATCGTCCGCGCCAATGGTGGTGCATATATAGGTTTGGCTTCAGAGTATTAA
- a CDS encoding FAD-binding oxidoreductase — MKGDLISQADFKYLQEIVGKEWVSQGTSQRELHSHDESFHPPCLPEVVIWPHSTEEVSRIVVWCCEKGVPITPWGAGTSLEGNPVPVNGGIVVDLQEMNRVIIIRQEDFQVDVQAGVIYKELNKELSQYGLFFPPDPGAAATIGGMIANNASGIRTVKYGATKDYVMGLVVVLPNGEIIEVGNRARKSSSGYDLCHLFTGSEGTLGIITEATLKLAALPPNFMAVRATFPTVKEATTTVFQIMCSGLTPSAMEFLDSEVVKVLNRDRGLTMEEIPHLLMEFHGYSERGLEEEMTFVEDICRENNCSSLDKGIGPDERNRLWEVRHLTFESIKRNHPGLLPLIMDVAVPLSRYSETVAYIKEVVNDLTAYVFGHAGDGNIHVVVMDNPQDENRWVHVEKANQKIVLKALEFEGTCTGEHGVGIGKRSFMALEHGKGLEVMRKIKEVLDPQGIMNPGKIFP, encoded by the coding sequence GCAGGGGACCTCTCAGCGAGAGCTCCACTCGCATGATGAATCCTTCCACCCCCCCTGCCTCCCCGAGGTGGTGATCTGGCCCCACAGCACCGAAGAGGTGAGCAGAATTGTTGTATGGTGCTGTGAAAAGGGTGTTCCTATCACTCCATGGGGAGCAGGCACCAGCCTCGAAGGAAACCCCGTACCTGTAAATGGAGGCATTGTAGTAGACCTTCAAGAGATGAACAGAGTCATCATTATACGTCAGGAGGATTTTCAGGTGGATGTACAGGCCGGGGTAATTTACAAAGAACTGAACAAAGAATTGAGTCAATATGGATTGTTCTTTCCTCCTGATCCTGGTGCCGCGGCGACCATAGGGGGCATGATAGCCAACAATGCCAGTGGTATTCGTACGGTCAAATACGGTGCCACGAAAGACTATGTCATGGGGCTTGTGGTAGTACTGCCTAACGGGGAAATTATCGAGGTGGGCAACAGAGCGAGGAAGAGTTCTTCGGGCTACGACCTCTGTCACCTCTTTACAGGGTCCGAGGGAACCCTGGGAATAATAACAGAGGCTACCCTAAAACTTGCAGCGCTCCCACCCAACTTCATGGCTGTGAGAGCAACTTTCCCCACGGTTAAGGAGGCTACCACCACGGTCTTTCAGATCATGTGTTCAGGACTCACACCCTCTGCGATGGAGTTCCTCGATTCTGAGGTTGTAAAGGTTCTGAACCGTGACCGTGGTCTTACCATGGAAGAAATACCCCATCTACTCATGGAATTCCATGGATACAGTGAACGGGGACTCGAGGAAGAGATGACCTTCGTTGAAGATATCTGCCGGGAGAATAACTGCTCATCTTTGGACAAAGGCATTGGCCCAGATGAGCGAAATCGCCTCTGGGAAGTTCGTCATCTGACCTTTGAGTCCATAAAAAGGAACCATCCTGGATTGCTGCCCTTAATCATGGACGTAGCAGTACCTCTGTCCCGCTACAGTGAAACGGTGGCTTACATAAAAGAAGTAGTCAATGATCTCACTGCGTATGTCTTTGGACATGCGGGGGATGGAAATATACACGTTGTGGTCATGGACAACCCGCAGGACGAGAACCGATGGGTTCATGTTGAGAAGGCCAACCAGAAGATTGTCCTCAAGGCCCTGGAGTTTGAAGGGACCTGCACTGGGGAACATGGGGTGGGGATCGGGAAAAGGAGCTTCATGGCTCTGGAGCATGGAAAGGGGTTGGAGGTCATGCGTAAGATCAAGGAGGTCTTGGATCCACAGGGGATCATGAACCCAGGAAAGATCTTTCCCTAA